In one window of Dehalococcoidia bacterium DNA:
- a CDS encoding DDE transposase, translated as HHGVSPQRFPLYLKELEFRYNHRQEDIFPRLVQYLCDFVPNLT; from the coding sequence AGCATCATGGGGTGTCTCCCCAACGCTTCCCTTTGTACCTCAAGGAACTGGAGTTCCGCTACAATCATCGCCAGGAGGACATCTTCCCTCGGTTAGTTCAGTACCTCTGCGATTTTGTGCCAAACCTTACCTAA